A single region of the Pan troglodytes isolate AG18354 chromosome 18, NHGRI_mPanTro3-v2.0_pri, whole genome shotgun sequence genome encodes:
- the CBFA2T3 gene encoding protein CBFA2T3 isoform X5, giving the protein MNGSSHSPTAINGAPSTPNGFSNGPATSSTASLSTQHLPPACGARQLSKLKRFLTTLQQFGSDISPEIGERVRTLVLGLVNSTLTIEEFHSKLQEATNFPLRPFVIPFLKANLPLLQRELLHCARLAKQTPAQYLAQHEQLLLDASASSPIDSSELLLEVNENGKRGTPDRTKENGSDRDPLHPEHLSKRPCTLNPAQRYSPSNGPPQPTPPPHYRLEDIAMAHHFRDAYRHPDPRELRERHRPLVVPGSRQEEVIDHKLTEREWAEEWKHLNNLLNCIMDMVEKTRRSLTVLRRCQEADREELNHWARRYSDAEDTKKGPAPAAARPRSSSAGPEGPQLDVPREFLPRTLTGYMPEDIWRKAEEAVNEVKRQAMSELQKAVSDAERKAHELITTERAKMERALAEAKRQASEDALTVINQQEDSSESCWNCGRKASETCSGCNAARYCGSFCQHRDWEKHHHVCGQSLQGPAAVGADPVPGPPEAAHSLGPSLPVGAASPSEAGSAGPSRPGSPSPPGPLDTVPR; this is encoded by the exons ATGAACGGCAGCAGCCACTCGCCAACAGCCATCAATGGTGCACCGTCCACACCCAACGGCTTCAGCAATGGCCCGGCCACCTCGTCCACAGCCTCCTTGTCCACACAGCACCTGCCCCCGGCCTGCGGGGCCCGGCAGCTCAGCAAGCTCAAGCGCTTCCTCACCACACTGCAGCAGTTTGGCAGCGACATCTCCCCAGAGATTGGGGAGCGCGTGCGCACACTggtgctgggcctggtg AACTCAACACTGACGATCGAGGAGTTTCATTCCAAGCTTCAGGAGGCCACCAACTTCCCTCTGCGGCCGTTTGTCATTCCCTTCCTGAAG gCAAACCTGCCCTTGCTGCAGCGGGAGCTCTTGCACTGTGCACGCCTGGCCAAGCAGACGCCCGCCCAGTACCTGGCCCAGCATGAGCAGCTCCTGCTGGACGCCAGCGCCTCCTCCCCCATCGACTCCTCAGAGCTACTACTGGAAGTCAACGAGAACGGCAAGAGGGGGACGCCCGACAG GACCAAAGAGAACGGGTCAGACCGCGACCCGCTGCACCCCGAGCACCTCAGCAAACGGCCATGCACCCTGAACCCTGCCCAGCGCTACAGCCCCAGCAACGGGCCACCGCAGCCCACACCGCCGCCGCACTACCGCCTGGAGGACATAGCCATGGCCCACCACTTCCGAGATGCCTACCGCCACCCAGATCCCCGGGAGCTACGAGAGCGCCATCGGCCGCTTG TGGTGCCTGGGTCCCGGCAGGAAGAAGTGATCGACCACAAGCTCACAGAGCGTGAGTGGGCAGAAGAGTGGAAGCACCTCAACAAC CTCCTGAACTGCATCATGGACATGGTGGAGAAGACGCGGCGCTCGCTGACGGTGCTGCGCAGGTGCCAGGAGGCCGACCGCGAGGAGCTCAACCACTGGGCGCGACGCTACAGCGACGCCGAGGACACAAAGAAGGGCCCCGCTCCCGCCGCGGCCCGGCCCCGCAGCAGCTCCGCCGGTCCTGAAGGGCCTCAGCTAG ACGTGCCTCGCGAGTTCCTGCCGAGGACCCTCACCGGCTACATGCCCGAGGACATCTGGAGGAAGGCTG AAGAGGCCGTGAATGAGGTGAAGCGGCAGGCCATGTCGGAGCTGCAGAAAGCCGTGTCGGACGCGGAGCGCAAAGCGCACGAGCTCATCACCACGGAGCGTGCCAAGATGGAGCGGGCCCTGGCCGAGGCAAAGCGGCAGGCCTCCGAGGACGCCCTGACGGTCATCAACCAGCAGGAGGACTCCAGCGAG AGCTGCTGGAACTGCGGGCGGAAAGCCAGTGAGACGTGCAGCGGCTGCAACGCAGCACGCTACTGCGGGTCCTTCTGCCAGCATCGGGACTGGGAGAAGCATCACCACGTGTGTGGCCAGAGCCTGCAGGGCCCCGCGGCCGTGGGGGCCGACCCGGTGCCTGGACCGCCCGAAGCCGCCCACAGCCTGGGCCCCTCCCTGCCTGTGGGCGCTGCCAGCCCCAGCGAAGCCGGCTCTGCGGGGCCTTCTCGCCCCGGCTCCCCCAGCCCACCTGGCCCACTGGACACCGTGCCCCGCTGA
- the CBFA2T3 gene encoding protein CBFA2T3 isoform X3, producing MPDSPAEVKTQPRSTPPSMPPPPPAASQGATRPPSFTPHTHREDGPATLPHGRFHGCLKWSMVCLLMNGSSHSPTAINGAPSTPNGFSNGPATSSTASLSTQHLPPACGARQLSKLKRFLTTLQQFGSDISPEIGERVRTLVLGLVNSTLTIEEFHSKLQEATNFPLRPFVIPFLKANLPLLQRELLHCARLAKQTPAQYLAQHEQLLLDASASSPIDSSELLLEVNENGKRGTPDRTKENGSDRDPLHPEHLSKRPCTLNPAQRYSPSNGPPQPTPPPHYRLEDIAMAHHFRDAYRHPDPRELRERHRPLVVPGSRQEEVIDHKLTEREWAEEWKHLNNLLNCIMDMVEKTRRSLTVLRRCQEADREELNHWARRYSDAEDTKKGPAPAAARPRSSSAGPEGPQLDVPREFLPRTLTGYMPEDIWRKAEEAVNEVKRQAMSELQKAVSDAERKAHELITTERAKMERALAEAKRQASEDALTVINQQEDSSESCWNCGRKASETCSGCNAARYCGSFCQHRDWEKHHHVCGQSLQGPAAVGADPVPGPPEAAHSLGPSLPVGAASPSEAGSAGPSRPGSPSPPGPLDTVPR from the exons ATGCCGGACTCCCCAGCGGAGGTGAAGACGCAGCCCCGGTCCACACCCCCCAGCATGCCGCCCCCACCGCCTGCCGCATCCCAGGGGGCCACACGCCCCCCCTCCTTCACTCCACACACAC ATCGAGAGGACGGGCCTGCGACGCTGCCCCACGGCCGTTTTCATGGCTGCTTAAAATGGTCTATGGTCTGTCTCT TGATGAACGGCAGCAGCCACTCGCCAACAGCCATCAATGGTGCACCGTCCACACCCAACGGCTTCAGCAATGGCCCGGCCACCTCGTCCACAGCCTCCTTGTCCACACAGCACCTGCCCCCGGCCTGCGGGGCCCGGCAGCTCAGCAAGCTCAAGCGCTTCCTCACCACACTGCAGCAGTTTGGCAGCGACATCTCCCCAGAGATTGGGGAGCGCGTGCGCACACTggtgctgggcctggtg AACTCAACACTGACGATCGAGGAGTTTCATTCCAAGCTTCAGGAGGCCACCAACTTCCCTCTGCGGCCGTTTGTCATTCCCTTCCTGAAG gCAAACCTGCCCTTGCTGCAGCGGGAGCTCTTGCACTGTGCACGCCTGGCCAAGCAGACGCCCGCCCAGTACCTGGCCCAGCATGAGCAGCTCCTGCTGGACGCCAGCGCCTCCTCCCCCATCGACTCCTCAGAGCTACTACTGGAAGTCAACGAGAACGGCAAGAGGGGGACGCCCGACAG GACCAAAGAGAACGGGTCAGACCGCGACCCGCTGCACCCCGAGCACCTCAGCAAACGGCCATGCACCCTGAACCCTGCCCAGCGCTACAGCCCCAGCAACGGGCCACCGCAGCCCACACCGCCGCCGCACTACCGCCTGGAGGACATAGCCATGGCCCACCACTTCCGAGATGCCTACCGCCACCCAGATCCCCGGGAGCTACGAGAGCGCCATCGGCCGCTTG TGGTGCCTGGGTCCCGGCAGGAAGAAGTGATCGACCACAAGCTCACAGAGCGTGAGTGGGCAGAAGAGTGGAAGCACCTCAACAAC CTCCTGAACTGCATCATGGACATGGTGGAGAAGACGCGGCGCTCGCTGACGGTGCTGCGCAGGTGCCAGGAGGCCGACCGCGAGGAGCTCAACCACTGGGCGCGACGCTACAGCGACGCCGAGGACACAAAGAAGGGCCCCGCTCCCGCCGCGGCCCGGCCCCGCAGCAGCTCCGCCGGTCCTGAAGGGCCTCAGCTAG ACGTGCCTCGCGAGTTCCTGCCGAGGACCCTCACCGGCTACATGCCCGAGGACATCTGGAGGAAGGCTG AAGAGGCCGTGAATGAGGTGAAGCGGCAGGCCATGTCGGAGCTGCAGAAAGCCGTGTCGGACGCGGAGCGCAAAGCGCACGAGCTCATCACCACGGAGCGTGCCAAGATGGAGCGGGCCCTGGCCGAGGCAAAGCGGCAGGCCTCCGAGGACGCCCTGACGGTCATCAACCAGCAGGAGGACTCCAGCGAG AGCTGCTGGAACTGCGGGCGGAAAGCCAGTGAGACGTGCAGCGGCTGCAACGCAGCACGCTACTGCGGGTCCTTCTGCCAGCATCGGGACTGGGAGAAGCATCACCACGTGTGTGGCCAGAGCCTGCAGGGCCCCGCGGCCGTGGGGGCCGACCCGGTGCCTGGACCGCCCGAAGCCGCCCACAGCCTGGGCCCCTCCCTGCCTGTGGGCGCTGCCAGCCCCAGCGAAGCCGGCTCTGCGGGGCCTTCTCGCCCCGGCTCCCCCAGCCCACCTGGCCCACTGGACACCGTGCCCCGCTGA
- the CBFA2T3 gene encoding protein CBFA2T3 isoform X2 → MPASRLRDRAAGSASGSTCGSMSQTHPVLESGLLASAGCSAPRGPRKGGPAPVDRKAKASAMPDSPAEVKTQPRSTPPSMPPPPPAASQGATRPPSFTPHTLMNGSSHSPTAINGAPSTPNGFSNGPATSSTASLSTQHLPPACGARQLSKLKRFLTTLQQFGSDISPEIGERVRTLVLGLVNSTLTIEEFHSKLQEATNFPLRPFVIPFLKANLPLLQRELLHCARLAKQTPAQYLAQHEQLLLDASASSPIDSSELLLEVNENGKRGTPDRTKENGSDRDPLHPEHLSKRPCTLNPAQRYSPSNGPPQPTPPPHYRLEDIAMAHHFRDAYRHPDPRELRERHRPLVVPGSRQEEVIDHKLTEREWAEEWKHLNNLLNCIMDMVEKTRRSLTVLRRCQEADREELNHWARRYSDAEDTKKGPAPAAARPRSSSAGPEGPQLDVPREFLPRTLTGYMPEDIWRKAEEAVNEVKRQAMSELQKAVSDAERKAHELITTERAKMERALAEAKRQASEDALTVINQQEDSSESCWNCGRKASETCSGCNAARYCGSFCQHRDWEKHHHVCGQSLQGPAAVGADPVPGPPEAAHSLGPSLPVGAASPSEAGSAGPSRPGSPSPPGPLDTVPR, encoded by the exons CCCCAGTGGACAGGAAGGCTAAGGCCTCAGCGATGCCGGACTCCCCAGCGGAGGTGAAGACGCAGCCCCGGTCCACACCCCCCAGCATGCCGCCCCCACCGCCTGCCGCATCCCAGGGGGCCACACGCCCCCCCTCCTTCACTCCACACACAC TGATGAACGGCAGCAGCCACTCGCCAACAGCCATCAATGGTGCACCGTCCACACCCAACGGCTTCAGCAATGGCCCGGCCACCTCGTCCACAGCCTCCTTGTCCACACAGCACCTGCCCCCGGCCTGCGGGGCCCGGCAGCTCAGCAAGCTCAAGCGCTTCCTCACCACACTGCAGCAGTTTGGCAGCGACATCTCCCCAGAGATTGGGGAGCGCGTGCGCACACTggtgctgggcctggtg AACTCAACACTGACGATCGAGGAGTTTCATTCCAAGCTTCAGGAGGCCACCAACTTCCCTCTGCGGCCGTTTGTCATTCCCTTCCTGAAG gCAAACCTGCCCTTGCTGCAGCGGGAGCTCTTGCACTGTGCACGCCTGGCCAAGCAGACGCCCGCCCAGTACCTGGCCCAGCATGAGCAGCTCCTGCTGGACGCCAGCGCCTCCTCCCCCATCGACTCCTCAGAGCTACTACTGGAAGTCAACGAGAACGGCAAGAGGGGGACGCCCGACAG GACCAAAGAGAACGGGTCAGACCGCGACCCGCTGCACCCCGAGCACCTCAGCAAACGGCCATGCACCCTGAACCCTGCCCAGCGCTACAGCCCCAGCAACGGGCCACCGCAGCCCACACCGCCGCCGCACTACCGCCTGGAGGACATAGCCATGGCCCACCACTTCCGAGATGCCTACCGCCACCCAGATCCCCGGGAGCTACGAGAGCGCCATCGGCCGCTTG TGGTGCCTGGGTCCCGGCAGGAAGAAGTGATCGACCACAAGCTCACAGAGCGTGAGTGGGCAGAAGAGTGGAAGCACCTCAACAAC CTCCTGAACTGCATCATGGACATGGTGGAGAAGACGCGGCGCTCGCTGACGGTGCTGCGCAGGTGCCAGGAGGCCGACCGCGAGGAGCTCAACCACTGGGCGCGACGCTACAGCGACGCCGAGGACACAAAGAAGGGCCCCGCTCCCGCCGCGGCCCGGCCCCGCAGCAGCTCCGCCGGTCCTGAAGGGCCTCAGCTAG ACGTGCCTCGCGAGTTCCTGCCGAGGACCCTCACCGGCTACATGCCCGAGGACATCTGGAGGAAGGCTG AAGAGGCCGTGAATGAGGTGAAGCGGCAGGCCATGTCGGAGCTGCAGAAAGCCGTGTCGGACGCGGAGCGCAAAGCGCACGAGCTCATCACCACGGAGCGTGCCAAGATGGAGCGGGCCCTGGCCGAGGCAAAGCGGCAGGCCTCCGAGGACGCCCTGACGGTCATCAACCAGCAGGAGGACTCCAGCGAG AGCTGCTGGAACTGCGGGCGGAAAGCCAGTGAGACGTGCAGCGGCTGCAACGCAGCACGCTACTGCGGGTCCTTCTGCCAGCATCGGGACTGGGAGAAGCATCACCACGTGTGTGGCCAGAGCCTGCAGGGCCCCGCGGCCGTGGGGGCCGACCCGGTGCCTGGACCGCCCGAAGCCGCCCACAGCCTGGGCCCCTCCCTGCCTGTGGGCGCTGCCAGCCCCAGCGAAGCCGGCTCTGCGGGGCCTTCTCGCCCCGGCTCCCCCAGCCCACCTGGCCCACTGGACACCGTGCCCCGCTGA
- the CBFA2T3 gene encoding protein CBFA2T3 isoform X1 encodes MPASRLRDRAAGSASGSTCGSMSQTHPVLESGLLASAGCSAPRGPRKGGPAPVDRKAKASAMPDSPAEVKTQPRSTPPSMPPPPPAASQGATRPPSFTPHTHREDGPATLPHGRFHGCLKWSMVCLLMNGSSHSPTAINGAPSTPNGFSNGPATSSTASLSTQHLPPACGARQLSKLKRFLTTLQQFGSDISPEIGERVRTLVLGLVNSTLTIEEFHSKLQEATNFPLRPFVIPFLKANLPLLQRELLHCARLAKQTPAQYLAQHEQLLLDASASSPIDSSELLLEVNENGKRGTPDRTKENGSDRDPLHPEHLSKRPCTLNPAQRYSPSNGPPQPTPPPHYRLEDIAMAHHFRDAYRHPDPRELRERHRPLVVPGSRQEEVIDHKLTEREWAEEWKHLNNLLNCIMDMVEKTRRSLTVLRRCQEADREELNHWARRYSDAEDTKKGPAPAAARPRSSSAGPEGPQLDVPREFLPRTLTGYMPEDIWRKAEEAVNEVKRQAMSELQKAVSDAERKAHELITTERAKMERALAEAKRQASEDALTVINQQEDSSESCWNCGRKASETCSGCNAARYCGSFCQHRDWEKHHHVCGQSLQGPAAVGADPVPGPPEAAHSLGPSLPVGAASPSEAGSAGPSRPGSPSPPGPLDTVPR; translated from the exons CCCCAGTGGACAGGAAGGCTAAGGCCTCAGCGATGCCGGACTCCCCAGCGGAGGTGAAGACGCAGCCCCGGTCCACACCCCCCAGCATGCCGCCCCCACCGCCTGCCGCATCCCAGGGGGCCACACGCCCCCCCTCCTTCACTCCACACACAC ATCGAGAGGACGGGCCTGCGACGCTGCCCCACGGCCGTTTTCATGGCTGCTTAAAATGGTCTATGGTCTGTCTCT TGATGAACGGCAGCAGCCACTCGCCAACAGCCATCAATGGTGCACCGTCCACACCCAACGGCTTCAGCAATGGCCCGGCCACCTCGTCCACAGCCTCCTTGTCCACACAGCACCTGCCCCCGGCCTGCGGGGCCCGGCAGCTCAGCAAGCTCAAGCGCTTCCTCACCACACTGCAGCAGTTTGGCAGCGACATCTCCCCAGAGATTGGGGAGCGCGTGCGCACACTggtgctgggcctggtg AACTCAACACTGACGATCGAGGAGTTTCATTCCAAGCTTCAGGAGGCCACCAACTTCCCTCTGCGGCCGTTTGTCATTCCCTTCCTGAAG gCAAACCTGCCCTTGCTGCAGCGGGAGCTCTTGCACTGTGCACGCCTGGCCAAGCAGACGCCCGCCCAGTACCTGGCCCAGCATGAGCAGCTCCTGCTGGACGCCAGCGCCTCCTCCCCCATCGACTCCTCAGAGCTACTACTGGAAGTCAACGAGAACGGCAAGAGGGGGACGCCCGACAG GACCAAAGAGAACGGGTCAGACCGCGACCCGCTGCACCCCGAGCACCTCAGCAAACGGCCATGCACCCTGAACCCTGCCCAGCGCTACAGCCCCAGCAACGGGCCACCGCAGCCCACACCGCCGCCGCACTACCGCCTGGAGGACATAGCCATGGCCCACCACTTCCGAGATGCCTACCGCCACCCAGATCCCCGGGAGCTACGAGAGCGCCATCGGCCGCTTG TGGTGCCTGGGTCCCGGCAGGAAGAAGTGATCGACCACAAGCTCACAGAGCGTGAGTGGGCAGAAGAGTGGAAGCACCTCAACAAC CTCCTGAACTGCATCATGGACATGGTGGAGAAGACGCGGCGCTCGCTGACGGTGCTGCGCAGGTGCCAGGAGGCCGACCGCGAGGAGCTCAACCACTGGGCGCGACGCTACAGCGACGCCGAGGACACAAAGAAGGGCCCCGCTCCCGCCGCGGCCCGGCCCCGCAGCAGCTCCGCCGGTCCTGAAGGGCCTCAGCTAG ACGTGCCTCGCGAGTTCCTGCCGAGGACCCTCACCGGCTACATGCCCGAGGACATCTGGAGGAAGGCTG AAGAGGCCGTGAATGAGGTGAAGCGGCAGGCCATGTCGGAGCTGCAGAAAGCCGTGTCGGACGCGGAGCGCAAAGCGCACGAGCTCATCACCACGGAGCGTGCCAAGATGGAGCGGGCCCTGGCCGAGGCAAAGCGGCAGGCCTCCGAGGACGCCCTGACGGTCATCAACCAGCAGGAGGACTCCAGCGAG AGCTGCTGGAACTGCGGGCGGAAAGCCAGTGAGACGTGCAGCGGCTGCAACGCAGCACGCTACTGCGGGTCCTTCTGCCAGCATCGGGACTGGGAGAAGCATCACCACGTGTGTGGCCAGAGCCTGCAGGGCCCCGCGGCCGTGGGGGCCGACCCGGTGCCTGGACCGCCCGAAGCCGCCCACAGCCTGGGCCCCTCCCTGCCTGTGGGCGCTGCCAGCCCCAGCGAAGCCGGCTCTGCGGGGCCTTCTCGCCCCGGCTCCCCCAGCCCACCTGGCCCACTGGACACCGTGCCCCGCTGA
- the CBFA2T3 gene encoding protein CBFA2T3 isoform X4, producing the protein MPDSPAEVKTQPRSTPPSMPPPPPAASQGATRPPSFTPHTLMNGSSHSPTAINGAPSTPNGFSNGPATSSTASLSTQHLPPACGARQLSKLKRFLTTLQQFGSDISPEIGERVRTLVLGLVNSTLTIEEFHSKLQEATNFPLRPFVIPFLKANLPLLQRELLHCARLAKQTPAQYLAQHEQLLLDASASSPIDSSELLLEVNENGKRGTPDRTKENGSDRDPLHPEHLSKRPCTLNPAQRYSPSNGPPQPTPPPHYRLEDIAMAHHFRDAYRHPDPRELRERHRPLVVPGSRQEEVIDHKLTEREWAEEWKHLNNLLNCIMDMVEKTRRSLTVLRRCQEADREELNHWARRYSDAEDTKKGPAPAAARPRSSSAGPEGPQLDVPREFLPRTLTGYMPEDIWRKAEEAVNEVKRQAMSELQKAVSDAERKAHELITTERAKMERALAEAKRQASEDALTVINQQEDSSESCWNCGRKASETCSGCNAARYCGSFCQHRDWEKHHHVCGQSLQGPAAVGADPVPGPPEAAHSLGPSLPVGAASPSEAGSAGPSRPGSPSPPGPLDTVPR; encoded by the exons ATGCCGGACTCCCCAGCGGAGGTGAAGACGCAGCCCCGGTCCACACCCCCCAGCATGCCGCCCCCACCGCCTGCCGCATCCCAGGGGGCCACACGCCCCCCCTCCTTCACTCCACACACAC TGATGAACGGCAGCAGCCACTCGCCAACAGCCATCAATGGTGCACCGTCCACACCCAACGGCTTCAGCAATGGCCCGGCCACCTCGTCCACAGCCTCCTTGTCCACACAGCACCTGCCCCCGGCCTGCGGGGCCCGGCAGCTCAGCAAGCTCAAGCGCTTCCTCACCACACTGCAGCAGTTTGGCAGCGACATCTCCCCAGAGATTGGGGAGCGCGTGCGCACACTggtgctgggcctggtg AACTCAACACTGACGATCGAGGAGTTTCATTCCAAGCTTCAGGAGGCCACCAACTTCCCTCTGCGGCCGTTTGTCATTCCCTTCCTGAAG gCAAACCTGCCCTTGCTGCAGCGGGAGCTCTTGCACTGTGCACGCCTGGCCAAGCAGACGCCCGCCCAGTACCTGGCCCAGCATGAGCAGCTCCTGCTGGACGCCAGCGCCTCCTCCCCCATCGACTCCTCAGAGCTACTACTGGAAGTCAACGAGAACGGCAAGAGGGGGACGCCCGACAG GACCAAAGAGAACGGGTCAGACCGCGACCCGCTGCACCCCGAGCACCTCAGCAAACGGCCATGCACCCTGAACCCTGCCCAGCGCTACAGCCCCAGCAACGGGCCACCGCAGCCCACACCGCCGCCGCACTACCGCCTGGAGGACATAGCCATGGCCCACCACTTCCGAGATGCCTACCGCCACCCAGATCCCCGGGAGCTACGAGAGCGCCATCGGCCGCTTG TGGTGCCTGGGTCCCGGCAGGAAGAAGTGATCGACCACAAGCTCACAGAGCGTGAGTGGGCAGAAGAGTGGAAGCACCTCAACAAC CTCCTGAACTGCATCATGGACATGGTGGAGAAGACGCGGCGCTCGCTGACGGTGCTGCGCAGGTGCCAGGAGGCCGACCGCGAGGAGCTCAACCACTGGGCGCGACGCTACAGCGACGCCGAGGACACAAAGAAGGGCCCCGCTCCCGCCGCGGCCCGGCCCCGCAGCAGCTCCGCCGGTCCTGAAGGGCCTCAGCTAG ACGTGCCTCGCGAGTTCCTGCCGAGGACCCTCACCGGCTACATGCCCGAGGACATCTGGAGGAAGGCTG AAGAGGCCGTGAATGAGGTGAAGCGGCAGGCCATGTCGGAGCTGCAGAAAGCCGTGTCGGACGCGGAGCGCAAAGCGCACGAGCTCATCACCACGGAGCGTGCCAAGATGGAGCGGGCCCTGGCCGAGGCAAAGCGGCAGGCCTCCGAGGACGCCCTGACGGTCATCAACCAGCAGGAGGACTCCAGCGAG AGCTGCTGGAACTGCGGGCGGAAAGCCAGTGAGACGTGCAGCGGCTGCAACGCAGCACGCTACTGCGGGTCCTTCTGCCAGCATCGGGACTGGGAGAAGCATCACCACGTGTGTGGCCAGAGCCTGCAGGGCCCCGCGGCCGTGGGGGCCGACCCGGTGCCTGGACCGCCCGAAGCCGCCCACAGCCTGGGCCCCTCCCTGCCTGTGGGCGCTGCCAGCCCCAGCGAAGCCGGCTCTGCGGGGCCTTCTCGCCCCGGCTCCCCCAGCCCACCTGGCCCACTGGACACCGTGCCCCGCTGA
- the LOC104002727 gene encoding uncharacterized protein LOC104002727 — protein sequence MRPHVHLSMWAQGTTGSCVHLSSGDPFPLPGIPPGAERWLQRGLSWALNPPPPPGWAALGLELPTWFSSELGNSHSPPTATAEESATAGRHSHPPWAQPLQESRPLPGITHISRGCSRCESRPLLGVTHIPCGHSHCKRVGHCRASLTSPVGTATVRESATAGHHSHLPWAQPLRESRPLPGVTHIPRGHSHCERVGHCRASLTSPVGAATAEESATARRHSHPPWAQPPQKSRPLPGVTHISRGRSHCERVSHCQASLTSPVGAATAEESATAGRHSHLPWAQPLRESQPLPGVTHIPRGRSHCRRVGHCRASLTSPVGAATARESATARRHSHPPWAQPPQKSRPLPGVTHISRGRSHCERVGHCRGHSHPPWAQPPQKSRPLPGVTHIPRGHSHRRRVGHCRASLTSPVGAATAEESATAGRHSRLPCVQPPQKSRPLPGVTHVLVSGDLWEWPLRLQSWSLSKGKNLRHAVLNRV from the exons ATGCGCCCACATGTACACCTGAGCATGTGGGCACAGGGCACCACGGGCAGCTGTGTGCATCTGAGCTCGGGAGACCCCTTCCCCCTGCCTGGCATTCCCCCTGGAGCAGAGCGGTGGCTGCAGAGGGGCCTGTCCTGGGCCCTGAACCCACCTCCCCCCCCGGGGTGGGCAGCCTTGGGCCTGGAACTGCCCACGTGGTTCTCATCCGAACTTGGCAATTCCCACAGTCCACCCACAG CCACCGCGGAAGAGTCGGCCACTGCTGGGCGTCACTCACATCCCCCGTGGGCACAGCCACTGCAAGAGAGTCGGCCACTGCCGGGCATCACTCACATCTCCCGTGGGTGCAGCCGCTGCGAGAGTCGGCCACTGCTGGGCGTCACTCACATCCCCTGTGGGCACAGCCACTGCAAGAGAGTCGGCCACTGCCGGGCATCACTCACATCTCCCGTGGGCACAGCCACTGTGAGAGAGTCGGCCACTGCCGGGCATCACTCACATCTCCCGTGGGCACAGCCACTGCGAGAGAGTCGGCCACTGCCGGGCGTCACTCACATCCCCCGTGGGCACAGCCACTGTGAGAGAGTCGGCCACTGCCGGGCGTCACTCACGTCTCCCGTGGGCGCAGCCACCGCGGAAGAGTCGGCCACTGCCAGGCGTCACTCACATCCCCCGTGGGCGCAGCCACCGCAGAAGAGTCGGCCACTGCCGGGCGTCACTCACATCTCCCGTGGGCGCAGCCACTGCGAGAGAGTCAGCCACTGCCAGGCGTCACTCACATCCCCCGTGGGCGCAGCCACCGCAGAAGAGTCGGCCACTGCTGGGCGTCACTCACATCTCCCGTGGGCGCAGCCACTGCGAGAGAGTCAGCCACTGCCAGGCGTCACTCACATCCCCCGTGGGCGCAGCCACTGCAGAAGAGTCGGCCACTGCCGGGCGTCACTCACATCTCCCGTGGGCGCAGCCACTGCGAGAGAGTCGGCCACTGCCAGGCGTCACTCACATCCCCCGTGGGCGCAGCCACCGCAGAAGAGTCGGCCACTGCCGGGCGTCACTCACATCTCCCGTGGGCGCAGCCACTGTGAGAGAGTTGGCCACTGTCGGGGTCACTCACATCCCCCGTGGGCACAGCCACCGCAGAAGAGTCGGCCACTGCCGGGCGTCACTCACATCCCCCGTGGGCACAGCCACCGCAGAAGAGTCGGCCACTGCCGGGCGTCACTCACGTCTCCCGTGGGTGCAGCCACCGCAGAAGAGTCGGCCACTGCCGGGCGTCACTCACGTCTCCCGTGTGTGCAGCCACCGCAGAAGAGTCGGCCACTGCCGGGGGTCACTCACGTCTTAGTTTCTGGTGACCTGTGGGAGTGGCCTCTGCGGCTTCAGTCCTGGAGCCTGTCAAAAGGGAAAAACCTTAGACACGCTGTATTGAacagagtttaa